One window of the Nicotiana tabacum cultivar K326 chromosome 4, ASM71507v2, whole genome shotgun sequence genome contains the following:
- the LOC107802266 gene encoding uncharacterized protein LOC107802266 isoform X1, whose product MEMEVMIASPPVDFNFDSACTTPYISASSSPQRFGNYFLSAPTSPAHGGDALRTTGGEVPFNWEEKPGIPKSRATRDENDDFAFDFSGQLERSSVSAADELFDGGKIKPLKLKPPPRLQYEGKPFDSPKSPKKKLKKKELDPFAAALEQSSRTENDRPGRERTQHSTSSSRHKKTRSLSPFRASDLLFDSESKQENTNISSSSSFSSMITLWYSKWKLKDLFLFRSASEGRASNKDQLNKFLKKTHSKESSFRSTGSSVGSSSVSSSLRRREVSAHELHYTLNRALSEEMKRKTFLPYKKGVLGCLGFIPDASFRGVASSMSMTRR is encoded by the coding sequence ATGGAGATGGAAGTGATGATAGCTTCACCTCCAGTGGACTTCAACTTCGATAGTGCTTGTACTACTCCTTATATAAGTGCTTCTTCAAGCCCTCAACGTTTTGGCAATTATTTTCTCAGCGCCCCTACTAGCCCTGCCCACGGTGGCGATGCCCTAAGAACAACCGGTGGTGAAGTTCCATTCAATTGGGAGGAAAAGCCTGGAATTCCAAAATCAAGAGCAACCCGGGATGAGAATGATGATTTTGCTTTTGATTTTAGTGGTCAGTTGGAGAGAAGCTCTGTATCAGCTGCTGATGAGCTTTTTGATGGTGGAAAAATCAAGCCTTTGAAATTGAAGCCACCACCAAGATTACAGTATGAAGGCAAACCATTTGATTCGCCGAAATCTCCAAAgaaaaagttgaagaagaaagaattagATCCATTTGCAGCAGCCCTAGAGCAGAGTAGTCGAACAGAAAATGATCGCCCTGGTAGGGAAAGAACTCAGCACTCTACAAGTTCTTCAAGGCACAAAAAGACAAGATCTTTATCTCCTTTCAGAGCTTCCGATTTACTGTTTGACAGTGAAAGCAAGCAAGAAAATACAAacatatcttcttcttcttcattttcatcGATGATAACACTATGGTACAGCAAATGGAAGCTGAAAGACTTGTTTCTATTCAGAAGCGCGTCAGAGGGTAGAGCAAGTAACAAAGATCAGTTaaacaagtttttgaagaaaactCATAGTAAAGAGTCAAGCTTTAGATCAACTGGTAGTAGTGTTGGATCGTCATCGGTATCAAGCTCCTTGAGGAGGAGGGAGGTTTCGGCTCATGAGTTGCATTACACGTTGAATAGGGCACTCTCGGAGGAGATGAAGAGGAAAACTTTCTTGCCATACAAGAAAGGCGTACTGGGTTGCTTAGGCTTCATTCCTGATGCAAGTTTTAGAGGTGTTGCTTCTTCTATGTCCATGACTCGTCGTTAA
- the LOC107802266 gene encoding uncharacterized protein LOC107802266 isoform X2, whose translation MEMEVMIASPPVDFNFDSACTTPYISASSSPQRFGNYFLSAPTSPAHGGDALRTTGGEVPFNWEEKPGIPKSRATRDENDDFAFDFSGQLERSSVSAADELFDGGKIKPLKLKPPPRLQYEGKPFDSPKSPKKKLKKKELDPFAAALEQSSRTENDRPGRERTQHSTSSSRHKKTRSLSPFRASDLLFDSESKQENTNISSSSSFSSMITLWYSKWKLKDLFLFRSASEGRASNKDQLNKFLKKTHSKESSFRSTGSSVGSSSVSSSLRRREVSAHELHYTLNRALSEEMKRKTFLPYKKGVLGCLGFIPDASFRGVNRK comes from the exons ATGGAGATGGAAGTGATGATAGCTTCACCTCCAGTGGACTTCAACTTCGATAGTGCTTGTACTACTCCTTATATAAGTGCTTCTTCAAGCCCTCAACGTTTTGGCAATTATTTTCTCAGCGCCCCTACTAGCCCTGCCCACGGTGGCGATGCCCTAAGAACAACCGGTGGTGAAGTTCCATTCAATTGGGAGGAAAAGCCTGGAATTCCAAAATCAAGAGCAACCCGGGATGAGAATGATGATTTTGCTTTTGATTTTAGTGGTCAGTTGGAGAGAAGCTCTGTATCAGCTGCTGATGAGCTTTTTGATGGTGGAAAAATCAAGCCTTTGAAATTGAAGCCACCACCAAGATTACAGTATGAAGGCAAACCATTTGATTCGCCGAAATCTCCAAAgaaaaagttgaagaagaaagaattagATCCATTTGCAGCAGCCCTAGAGCAGAGTAGTCGAACAGAAAATGATCGCCCTGGTAGGGAAAGAACTCAGCACTCTACAAGTTCTTCAAGGCACAAAAAGACAAGATCTTTATCTCCTTTCAGAGCTTCCGATTTACTGTTTGACAGTGAAAGCAAGCAAGAAAATACAAacatatcttcttcttcttcattttcatcGATGATAACACTATGGTACAGCAAATGGAAGCTGAAAGACTTGTTTCTATTCAGAAGCGCGTCAGAGGGTAGAGCAAGTAACAAAGATCAGTTaaacaagtttttgaagaaaactCATAGTAAAGAGTCAAGCTTTAGATCAACTGGTAGTAGTGTTGGATCGTCATCGGTATCAAGCTCCTTGAGGAGGAGGGAGGTTTCGGCTCATGAGTTGCATTACACGTTGAATAGGGCACTCTCGGAGGAGATGAAGAGGAAAACTTTCTTGCCATACAAGAAAGGCGTACTGGGTTGCTTAGGCTTCATTCCTGATGCAAGTTTTAGAG GGGTCAATCGGAAGTGA